In one window of Ruminococcus albus AD2013 DNA:
- a CDS encoding cysteine hydrolase family protein, translating to MKILVAIDLQKDFTNGVLGNAECDAAADKAAKRIADFREEQPDVPVVFTLDTHAENYMETQEGRNLPVVHCVRGTEGWKLDPRIEAVRKENDILVEKPAFGSAELTEVLKKMADGKDIDEIEFIGVCTDICVISNAMIVKAAFPEVPIVINAECCAGVTPESHENALSAMAVCQMKIERNGN from the coding sequence ATGAAGATCTTAGTTGCGATTGACCTGCAAAAGGATTTTACAAACGGCGTTCTCGGTAATGCCGAATGTGATGCGGCTGCCGACAAGGCTGCAAAGAGGATAGCTGATTTCCGTGAGGAGCAGCCGGATGTCCCTGTGGTGTTCACTCTTGATACTCACGCTGAGAATTATATGGAAACACAGGAAGGCAGGAATTTACCGGTCGTACACTGTGTACGCGGTACTGAGGGCTGGAAGCTTGATCCTCGTATAGAAGCCGTAAGAAAGGAAAATGATATCCTTGTAGAAAAGCCTGCATTTGGTTCTGCGGAACTTACCGAAGTCCTGAAAAAAATGGCTGACGGAAAAGATATCGATGAGATCGAATTCATCGGGGTATGCACCGATATCTGTGTTATCTCCAATGCGATGATAGTAAAAGCGGCATTTCCCGAAGTACCCATAGTTATAAATGCTGAATGCTGTGCAGGTGTAACTCCTGAAAGCCACGAGAACGCTCTCAGCGCCATGGCTGTATGTCAGATGAAGATAGAAAGGAATGGTAACTGA
- a CDS encoding sigma-70 family RNA polymerase sigma factor — MEIHELLIILFRLSNAVPMILGEIKRYMRDFRPIRVSRSLRDLAYKVMQAKENFIVENQREPSIDEIAEITGEKRAGIVTALESVTDPVSIYEPVYTEGGDSLYIADQICDGTDDRSWLEELTMKEALRSLKPREKNILFLRYFKGHTQMEVAKEIGISQAQVSRLEKNALDKIKSHF, encoded by the coding sequence ATGGAGATCCATGAACTGCTCATAATACTATTTCGACTTTCCAACGCAGTGCCAATGATATTGGGAGAAATAAAACGCTATATGCGGGATTTCCGACCTATCCGCGTAAGCCGTTCTCTCCGCGACCTCGCCTATAAGGTCATGCAGGCAAAAGAAAACTTCATCGTAGAAAACCAGCGTGAACCTTCCATTGACGAGATCGCAGAGATAACAGGTGAAAAGCGTGCAGGTATCGTCACAGCACTTGAATCTGTCACCGACCCTGTATCCATCTACGAACCTGTTTATACCGAAGGCGGAGATTCATTATATATAGCCGATCAAATATGCGACGGCACAGACGACCGAAGCTGGCTGGAAGAACTCACCATGAAAGAAGCACTGCGTTCCCTGAAGCCACGCGAGAAAAATATCCTTTTTCTTCGATATTTCAAAGGGCATACTCAAATGGAAGTTGCCAAAGAAATCGGCATATCACAAGCACAGGTCTCTCGCCTTGAAAAGAATGCTCTGGATAAGATCAAATCACATTTTTAA
- a CDS encoding histidinol-phosphatase HisJ family protein, whose protein sequence is MEKILLDMHTHSSFSPDAEDSAEAMCLRAAELGLSVFALTDHCDVNFWYPAEHYFGDREDVTDAMMYGAGKYALDSIAEQVILREKFRGKLDIIVGVEMGQPMQDKERAAELSNDERLDFIIGSHHMNAGVDDFYYLDYSKMTDSEIDALLKDCFLQTLDMCRFADIDVLGHLTYPLRYICGEHGRKVDISSYDEIIREIFKTLISRGKGIEINTSGLRQKYGRTFPDFETVKLYRELGGEILTIGSDAHKTADLGKGIHEGIELAKAAGFEYSAYFKRHEPQFLKM, encoded by the coding sequence ATGGAAAAAATATTGCTTGATATGCACACTCACAGCAGCTTTTCACCTGATGCTGAGGACAGCGCCGAGGCTATGTGCCTGCGGGCGGCTGAATTGGGTTTATCTGTGTTTGCTCTGACAGACCATTGCGATGTTAATTTCTGGTATCCGGCTGAGCATTATTTCGGGGACAGGGAAGATGTCACCGATGCTATGATGTACGGCGCGGGGAAGTATGCCCTTGACAGTATTGCTGAACAAGTCATTTTGCGTGAAAAGTTCCGCGGAAAGCTTGATATCATTGTTGGAGTTGAAATGGGTCAGCCCATGCAGGATAAGGAAAGGGCGGCTGAACTATCTAATGATGAACGGCTTGATTTTATAATCGGTTCCCACCACATGAATGCAGGTGTTGATGATTTCTATTATCTTGATTACAGCAAAATGACGGACAGTGAGATAGACGCTCTGCTGAAAGATTGCTTCTTGCAGACGCTCGATATGTGCCGTTTTGCAGATATAGATGTCCTCGGTCACCTTACTTATCCGCTTAGGTATATCTGCGGCGAGCACGGAAGAAAGGTAGATATATCCTCTTATGACGAGATCATCAGGGAGATTTTCAAAACCCTTATATCACGCGGCAAGGGTATCGAGATAAACACCTCTGGTCTGCGCCAGAAGTACGGCAGGACTTTTCCCGATTTTGAAACAGTGAAGCTTTACCGTGAACTTGGCGGTGAGATACTCACCATAGGTTCGGATGCCCATAAAACTGCCGACCTCGGCAAGGGAATACATGAGGGCATAGAACTTGCAAAGGCGGCAGGATTTGAGTATTCGGCGTACTTCAAGCGTCATGAACCGCAGTTTTTAAAAATGTGA
- a CDS encoding sugar phosphate isomerase/epimerase family protein produces the protein MKLNMFADFTSAIPLEERLGIIKEHGFDGVMLGFSEEYKHIQFELADKFGLAVENVHSPFDRMNSLWEKRSDSTAIYNRTADCIRICAENNVSKIVVHPTDGLVPPQVTVFGMKNFDGLISTAANYGIKLLFENIQLPDFLDVLFGKFGVSESVGFCYDVGHENCFTKGDDRLMKHGSLLEALHIHDNDGNSDSHMLPFDGNINYEPFAKKLKTLGYEGALSLEVFKDRSEKYAQISPAEFVEKAKQAAQKLDLLIAEA, from the coding sequence ATGAAGCTTAATATGTTCGCGGATTTTACTTCCGCAATACCGCTTGAAGAACGACTTGGAATTATTAAGGAACATGGCTTTGACGGCGTTATGCTTGGTTTTTCCGAGGAATACAAACATATTCAGTTCGAGCTTGCCGATAAGTTCGGTCTTGCGGTGGAAAATGTCCACTCGCCCTTTGACAGAATGAATTCTCTGTGGGAAAAGCGCAGTGACAGCACCGCTATATACAATCGTACTGCGGATTGCATCAGGATATGCGCAGAAAACAATGTCAGCAAGATAGTTGTTCACCCGACGGACGGTCTTGTGCCGCCACAAGTGACTGTCTTTGGCATGAAAAATTTTGACGGACTGATCTCCACAGCGGCGAATTACGGTATCAAGCTGCTGTTCGAGAATATACAGCTCCCTGATTTCCTTGATGTACTGTTCGGCAAATTCGGTGTCAGCGAGAGCGTTGGTTTCTGCTACGATGTGGGTCATGAAAACTGCTTCACCAAAGGTGATGACAGGCTGATGAAGCACGGCAGTCTTCTTGAGGCTTTGCATATCCACGATAACGACGGTAATTCCGACTCTCATATGCTGCCATTTGACGGTAATATCAACTACGAGCCTTTCGCAAAAAAGCTTAAAACTCTGGGCTATGAGGGTGCATTATCGCTGGAGGTCTTCAAGGACAGGTCTGAGAAGTATGCTCAAATTTCTCCCGCCGAGTTTGTTGAAAAGGCTAAACAGGCGGCTCAGAAGCTTGATTTACTTATCGCGGAGGCTTAG
- a CDS encoding PFL family protein, with amino-acid sequence MINVYDILETIRMIQDDCLDIRTITMGISLLDCIDSDIDKACEKVYEKITTKAKDLVKVGEQIEKELGIPIINKRISVTPIAIISAACKGSPVKFAHAMDRAAKTVGVNLIGGYSALVPKGFSAGDVELIKSIPEALATTERVCSSVNIGSTKTGINLDAVKMMGGIIRECAEKTVDQACFGAAKLVVFCNAVEDNPFMAGAFHGVGEPDCMINVGVSGPGVVRAALKKYPDADITGIADVIKEISYKITRVGQLVGTIASERLGVPFGIVDLSLAPTPAVGDSVAHILEEIGLEKCGTHGTTACLAMLNDAVKKGGVMACSRIGGLSGAFIPVSEDAGMIAAAKSGALCIEKLEAMTAVCSVGLDMIVVPGDTPADTLSAIIADEAAIGMVNCKTTAVRVIPAIGKDVGEELDWGGLFGCGPVMPLKKESASKFINRGGQIPAPLHSLKN; translated from the coding sequence ATGATAAATGTATATGACATTCTTGAAACCATACGCATGATACAGGACGATTGTCTTGACATACGTACTATAACCATGGGCATATCCCTGCTTGATTGTATCGACAGCGATATCGACAAGGCTTGCGAAAAGGTCTATGAGAAGATAACCACCAAGGCTAAAGACCTTGTTAAGGTGGGCGAGCAGATAGAGAAGGAGCTTGGAATACCGATAATCAACAAGCGTATCTCCGTTACTCCTATCGCTATAATCTCCGCAGCCTGCAAGGGTTCTCCCGTTAAGTTCGCACACGCTATGGACAGGGCTGCGAAGACTGTTGGCGTTAACCTTATCGGCGGATACTCAGCACTTGTGCCCAAGGGCTTCTCTGCGGGCGATGTTGAGCTTATCAAATCCATACCCGAGGCACTTGCCACTACCGAGAGAGTTTGCTCTTCCGTTAATATCGGTTCTACCAAGACAGGTATAAACCTTGACGCTGTAAAGATGATGGGCGGTATTATCCGCGAGTGCGCTGAAAAGACTGTTGATCAGGCTTGCTTCGGTGCCGCTAAGCTGGTAGTATTCTGCAATGCCGTTGAGGATAACCCCTTTATGGCTGGTGCATTCCACGGTGTTGGCGAGCCCGACTGCATGATAAATGTCGGCGTTTCCGGACCCGGCGTTGTAAGAGCTGCACTGAAAAAGTATCCTGATGCTGATATCACAGGTATCGCAGATGTTATAAAGGAGATCTCCTATAAGATAACCCGCGTTGGTCAGCTCGTTGGTACCATCGCTTCTGAAAGACTGGGCGTACCTTTTGGTATCGTTGACCTTTCGCTTGCGCCTACTCCTGCTGTTGGTGACTCTGTTGCTCATATACTGGAAGAGATAGGTCTTGAAAAGTGCGGTACTCACGGTACTACTGCCTGCCTTGCTATGCTCAATGATGCAGTCAAGAAGGGCGGCGTTATGGCTTGCTCGCGTATCGGCGGACTTTCAGGCGCATTCATTCCCGTATCCGAGGACGCAGGCATGATAGCTGCCGCAAAGAGCGGTGCGCTGTGCATCGAGAAGCTTGAAGCTATGACCGCAGTATGCTCTGTTGGTCTTGACATGATAGTTGTTCCCGGCGATACTCCTGCTGATACACTCTCTGCTATAATTGCTGACGAAGCTGCTATCGGTATGGTGAACTGCAAGACTACTGCTGTCAGAGTTATCCCCGCTATCGGAAAGGACGTTGGTGAGGAACTTGACTGGGGCGGTCTGTTCGGCTGCGGACCTGTAATGCCGCTCAAAAAGGAATCTGCAAGCAAATTTATAAACAGAGGCGGTCAGATACCTGCACCTCTGCATTCACTGAAAAACTAA
- a CDS encoding ACT domain-containing protein: protein MRAVVTVIGKDTVGILAKVSTKCAELNANVEEVTQSVLQELFAMIMVVDISKLTSDFATLSDSLTALGDELGVKVHVMHEDIFNCMHHI from the coding sequence ATGAGAGCAGTTGTAACTGTTATCGGCAAGGATACTGTTGGTATACTTGCAAAGGTCAGCACCAAGTGTGCAGAGCTCAATGCAAACGTGGAGGAGGTAACTCAGTCCGTTCTGCAGGAGCTTTTTGCTATGATCATGGTAGTTGATATCTCTAAGCTTACTTCGGATTTTGCTACCCTCAGCGACAGCCTTACAGCCCTTGGCGACGAACTGGGTGTTAAGGTACACGTTATGCACGAGGATATTTTCAACTGTATGCACCATATTTGA
- a CDS encoding tRNA(Met) cytidine acetate ligase — translation MKIAGVVAEYNPFHNGHKYHLEETRRMGATHIVVVMSGAVVQRGDTAIADKYFRAKTAVENGADLVIELPCPYSCSSAERFAGAAVQILAGFGEGGVSMLSFGCEDDDIALLDKAAEISSELDESDYVKEMLENGVPYPAAVASAAGIPEIKALFDKPNNMLAIEYIKALKKYAPWIAPTAVRRKGAEHDSGIVSADIASASHIRRLISEAEDYSAYVPKTLESEPYLIKNADKAVLMKIMTASSAEIQRMPDVSTHVARRFVNTRETKCELIRTPDDFAEQFKHKAVTLARVRRMMMYLALGVTSHDFFDVPYGRILALNDRGREIFSACGNMTMKYATSMAELEKLSSRAARISELERNAATFQQMCVSGSPEFKSEYTRKIVLTR, via the coding sequence ATGAAAATTGCAGGAGTAGTAGCCGAGTATAACCCTTTTCACAACGGACACAAATATCATCTTGAAGAGACACGACGAATGGGCGCGACGCATATCGTTGTGGTTATGAGCGGTGCCGTCGTTCAGCGGGGAGATACTGCGATAGCAGACAAGTATTTCCGTGCAAAGACCGCTGTTGAAAACGGTGCAGACCTTGTGATCGAGCTTCCTTGTCCCTATTCATGTTCAAGCGCTGAACGTTTTGCAGGAGCAGCTGTGCAGATACTTGCAGGTTTTGGCGAGGGTGGAGTATCCATGCTTTCCTTTGGCTGTGAGGACGATGATATCGCACTGCTTGATAAAGCGGCAGAGATATCATCTGAACTTGATGAGTCGGACTATGTAAAGGAAATGCTGGAAAATGGAGTGCCCTATCCTGCGGCAGTGGCTTCGGCGGCGGGGATACCGGAAATAAAGGCTTTATTTGATAAGCCCAACAATATGCTTGCTATTGAGTACATAAAAGCACTGAAAAAATATGCCCCTTGGATAGCTCCAACGGCAGTGAGGCGAAAAGGTGCCGAACATGACAGCGGTATCGTTTCGGCGGATATCGCCAGTGCTTCACATATCCGCAGGCTTATTTCGGAGGCTGAGGACTATTCGGCTTATGTTCCGAAGACCCTTGAAAGCGAGCCATATCTTATAAAAAATGCGGACAAGGCAGTGCTTATGAAGATAATGACTGCTTCATCTGCCGAGATACAGCGAATGCCCGATGTATCCACTCATGTGGCCAGAAGATTTGTCAATACCCGTGAGACAAAGTGTGAGCTGATACGCACTCCCGATGATTTTGCAGAACAGTTCAAGCACAAGGCGGTGACTCTTGCAAGGGTCAGGAGAATGATGATGTATCTTGCACTTGGAGTAACTTCACACGACTTTTTCGATGTACCATATGGCAGGATACTTGCCCTGAATGACAGGGGACGTGAGATATTCTCAGCCTGCGGCAATATGACGATGAAGTATGCAACTTCTATGGCTGAACTTGAAAAGCTTTCATCAAGGGCGGCAAGGATATCCGAACTTGAAAGGAACGCGGCTACATTCCAGCAGATGTGCGTAAGCGGTAGTCCCGAATTTAAAAGCGAGTATACCAGAAAAATAGTGCTTACACGGTAA
- a CDS encoding acetate/propionate family kinase — protein MKILVVNAGSSSLKYQLLNMEDESVIAKGNCDRIGIDGHVSAKTGDGRSYEADCNFPTHTEAFEKLVEILTSGETKVIDSMDEISAVGHRIVQGAEIFRETCAVTDEVIDKIDSLAELAPVHNHPHALALRACKAVLPAGTPQAVVFDTAFHATMPRKAYLYGLPYECYKDLHVRKYGFHGTSHRFVSGELAKVMGKKPEELKIVSCHLGNGSSITAVDGGKSVDTSMGFTPLDGLVMGTRCGAVDPSAVEFVAKKKGFTPDEMTAYMNKQSGFLGVSGISSDNRDIQKAAAEGNEQAQAVNEMLTYQIKKYIGSYAAAMGGVDAVLFTGGIGENAPEVRADACEGLEFLGIKIDAEKNNCRGKLVEISTADSKVKVYVIPTNEELLIARDTLALISK, from the coding sequence ATGAAAATTCTGGTAGTAAATGCCGGTTCTTCTTCGCTGAAGTATCAGCTGTTGAACATGGAGGACGAGAGCGTTATAGCAAAGGGCAACTGTGACCGTATCGGTATCGATGGTCATGTAAGCGCCAAGACAGGCGACGGCAGAAGCTATGAAGCTGACTGCAACTTCCCTACCCACACCGAAGCTTTTGAGAAGCTGGTAGAGATACTGACAAGCGGTGAGACCAAGGTCATCGATTCGATGGACGAGATCTCTGCTGTAGGACACAGAATAGTACAGGGCGCTGAGATATTCAGAGAGACCTGCGCTGTAACCGATGAAGTTATCGACAAGATCGACAGCCTGGCAGAGCTGGCACCTGTTCACAATCATCCTCATGCACTTGCACTGAGAGCTTGTAAAGCAGTTCTTCCCGCGGGCACACCTCAGGCAGTTGTATTCGATACTGCTTTCCACGCAACTATGCCCAGAAAGGCTTACCTCTATGGTCTGCCCTATGAGTGCTACAAGGATCTGCACGTAAGAAAATACGGCTTCCACGGTACATCTCACAGATTCGTTTCCGGCGAGCTGGCTAAGGTAATGGGCAAGAAACCCGAGGAACTGAAGATAGTTTCCTGCCACCTTGGCAACGGTTCTTCCATCACAGCTGTTGACGGAGGCAAGTCCGTTGATACTTCAATGGGCTTCACTCCTCTGGACGGTCTTGTAATGGGTACACGCTGCGGTGCTGTTGACCCCTCCGCTGTAGAGTTCGTAGCTAAGAAGAAGGGCTTCACTCCCGATGAGATGACAGCTTACATGAACAAGCAGTCAGGTTTCCTTGGCGTTTCCGGTATCAGCTCCGATAACAGAGATATCCAGAAGGCTGCCGCTGAAGGCAATGAGCAGGCTCAGGCTGTTAACGAGATGCTTACATATCAGATCAAGAAGTACATCGGTTCTTATGCGGCTGCTATGGGTGGCGTTGATGCTGTTCTGTTCACAGGCGGTATCGGCGAGAATGCTCCCGAGGTAAGAGCTGACGCTTGTGAGGGTCTGGAGTTCCTGGGTATCAAGATCGATGCAGAGAAGAACAACTGCCGCGGCAAACTGGTTGAGATCTCCACTGCTGATTCCAAGGTTAAGGTATATGTAATACCTACCAACGAAGAACTGCTCATCGCAAGAGATACTCTCGCACTGATCTCCAAGTAA
- a CDS encoding stage V sporulation protein S, which translates to MEVLKVSSRSVPNSVAGAISGVIREQGSVEVQAVGAGAANQAIKAIAIARGYLAPVGIDMICVPAFANVVIDGEERTAIKLICEQR; encoded by the coding sequence GTGGAGGTTTTGAAAGTTTCATCACGATCTGTACCTAATTCAGTAGCAGGCGCTATTTCAGGCGTGATAAGGGAGCAGGGCTCGGTCGAGGTTCAGGCTGTCGGCGCAGGCGCTGCAAATCAGGCGATCAAGGCTATAGCAATAGCAAGAGGTTATCTTGCACCTGTCGGCATTGATATGATCTGCGTTCCCGCATTCGCTAATGTTGTTATCGATGGCGAGGAAAGAACAGCTATCAAGCTTATCTGTGAACAGAGATGA
- a CDS encoding TIGR00282 family metallophosphoesterase, which yields MNLLFIGDVVGSSGTDFLEEQLYGIKRKYNIDVTVVNGENSAQGNGITPESFDRLMRMGADVVTTGNHCFRRREVMELYDSSEFLLRPANFPEGVAGRGVAVIDFCPIKIAVVNLMGTMYMEALDNPFTEIDKILAGIDTPNIFVDFHAEATSEKKAMGHYLKGRVTAVMGTHTHVQTADEVILGGHTAYITDVGMTGPELSVLGVDSDIVIDKFRYHRPVKFTESDSACFLNGVVVSFDEKSGKSTNITRIISRK from the coding sequence ATGAACCTATTATTTATTGGCGATGTCGTAGGCAGTTCGGGTACGGATTTTCTTGAAGAACAGCTTTACGGTATTAAAAGAAAGTATAATATTGATGTGACGGTTGTCAACGGTGAGAATTCGGCTCAGGGAAACGGTATAACTCCCGAGTCCTTTGACAGACTGATGCGTATGGGTGCTGATGTTGTCACAACCGGCAATCATTGTTTCCGTCGTCGTGAAGTTATGGAGCTTTATGACAGCAGTGAATTTCTGCTGCGTCCTGCGAATTTTCCCGAAGGTGTTGCGGGCAGGGGAGTTGCTGTCATCGATTTTTGTCCTATAAAGATAGCAGTTGTGAATCTTATGGGCACGATGTATATGGAGGCGCTTGATAATCCATTCACGGAGATAGACAAGATACTTGCGGGTATCGATACTCCCAATATCTTTGTAGATTTTCACGCTGAGGCTACATCCGAAAAAAAGGCGATGGGACACTATCTTAAAGGTCGTGTGACTGCTGTTATGGGTACTCACACCCATGTGCAGACGGCTGATGAAGTTATCCTCGGCGGACATACAGCTTATATAACCGATGTTGGTATGACAGGTCCCGAACTTTCTGTGCTTGGCGTTGACAGTGATATTGTTATAGATAAGTTCAGGTATCACCGCCCCGTTAAGTTCACAGAGAGTGATTCAGCTTGTTTTCTTAATGGTGTGGTTGTCAGCTTCGATGAAAAATCGGGAAAATCTACAAATATTACACGTATTATTAGTCGCAAATAA
- the ftsH gene encoding ATP-dependent zinc metalloprotease FtsH: MKNGGKSLLIYLVVSICIITGLVYMLMSMSTKNDEVKYSDVMGHFDALEVCEFKLDLGSGELKYKLKEDPEKEETYKVPNVSLFVNEVLGGEEAVNYRLKYDAENPKDPLVYDLVPISDNSFWLNLIPTFLMLGVMIFFFVFMMKSAGGGKMSGFGKTNARLAPSSKKATFADVAGADEEKEELKEIVDFLKDNRKYTEIGARIPKGVLLLGPPGTGKTLLARAVAGEANVPFFSISGSDFVEMFVGVGASRVRDLFEQAKKSAPSIIFIDEIDAVGRQRGAGLGGGHDEREQTLNQLLVEMDGFEDNESVIVMAATNRRDILDPALLRPGRFDRQILVSYPDIKGREEILKVHTKNKPLAPDVSLETIAKTTVGFTGADLENLANEASLLAARKNKKAITKADMEEAAIKVVAGPEKRSKVVSEAEKRLTAYHEGGHAICTYYCQKADKVHQVTIIPRGQAGGFTMSLPEKDKAFVSKNEMYNNIVVLLGGRVAEKLILDDISTGASNDLERATATARNMVTRYGFSDNLGPVVYGQGEHEVFLGRDYTNTPSYSDNVAAEIDNEIRTIVETAFEQAETLLKEHIDQLHLVAKYLMKNEKIDGIKFEKLMKGELPASDFEDDVKDTVEDIEVKDTVVTEDPKDSVEDIDIPESTSVSLGKDDKDSIE; encoded by the coding sequence TTGAAAAACGGAGGAAAGTCTCTTTTGATCTACCTTGTGGTTTCCATTTGTATAATCACAGGTCTGGTCTATATGCTGATGAGCATGAGCACCAAGAATGATGAGGTCAAGTATTCCGATGTAATGGGACATTTTGACGCTCTTGAAGTATGCGAGTTCAAGCTCGATCTCGGTTCGGGTGAGCTGAAATACAAGCTCAAGGAAGATCCCGAAAAGGAGGAAACCTATAAAGTGCCCAACGTTTCACTGTTCGTTAACGAGGTGCTGGGCGGAGAAGAAGCTGTTAACTACCGTCTGAAATATGACGCAGAAAACCCAAAAGATCCATTGGTATACGATCTGGTGCCTATATCGGACAACAGCTTCTGGCTGAATCTTATACCTACATTCCTGATGCTGGGCGTGATGATCTTCTTCTTTGTTTTCATGATGAAGAGCGCAGGCGGCGGAAAAATGTCAGGCTTCGGCAAGACCAATGCAAGACTTGCTCCCAGCAGCAAAAAGGCTACTTTTGCCGATGTCGCAGGTGCTGACGAGGAAAAAGAAGAACTGAAGGAGATCGTTGATTTCCTTAAAGATAACAGAAAATATACCGAGATAGGCGCTAGGATACCCAAAGGCGTTCTGCTTCTGGGACCTCCCGGTACAGGTAAGACATTGCTTGCAAGAGCTGTTGCAGGTGAAGCTAACGTGCCTTTCTTCTCGATCTCGGGTTCCGATTTCGTTGAGATGTTCGTCGGCGTGGGTGCATCCCGTGTACGTGACCTTTTTGAACAGGCTAAGAAGAGTGCACCGTCTATCATTTTCATAGATGAGATCGACGCTGTCGGCAGACAGAGAGGTGCTGGTCTTGGCGGCGGTCACGATGAACGTGAGCAGACCCTTAACCAGCTGCTTGTTGAGATGGACGGCTTTGAAGACAACGAGTCTGTCATCGTTATGGCAGCTACCAACAGACGCGATATACTCGACCCCGCTCTGCTGAGACCCGGCAGATTTGACAGGCAGATACTTGTCAGCTACCCTGATATCAAGGGCAGGGAAGAGATACTGAAAGTTCACACCAAGAACAAGCCCCTTGCTCCTGATGTTAGTCTGGAAACTATTGCCAAGACGACAGTTGGATTTACAGGTGCTGATCTTGAAAATCTTGCTAACGAAGCTTCGCTGCTGGCTGCAAGAAAGAATAAAAAGGCTATCACCAAGGCTGATATGGAAGAAGCTGCTATTAAGGTAGTTGCAGGTCCCGAAAAGAGGTCAAAGGTGGTTTCCGAAGCCGAAAAGAGACTTACTGCTTACCATGAGGGTGGTCACGCTATCTGCACATATTATTGCCAGAAGGCTGATAAGGTGCATCAGGTTACTATCATACCGAGAGGTCAGGCAGGCGGCTTTACAATGAGTCTTCCCGAGAAGGATAAGGCTTTCGTAAGCAAGAACGAGATGTACAATAATATCGTGGTACTTCTTGGCGGCCGTGTTGCCGAGAAACTGATACTCGATGATATCTCTACAGGCGCTTCAAACGACCTGGAAAGAGCAACCGCTACCGCAAGAAATATGGTAACAAGGTATGGTTTCAGCGATAATCTGGGCCCTGTGGTTTATGGTCAGGGCGAGCACGAGGTATTCCTGGGAAGAGATTACACCAATACTCCCAGCTATTCCGATAATGTTGCTGCCGAGATCGATAATGAGATCAGGACTATCGTTGAAACAGCTTTTGAACAGGCTGAAACTCTGTTGAAAGAGCATATCGATCAGCTTCATCTGGTAGCTAAGTATCTTATGAAGAACGAAAAGATCGATGGAATCAAGTTTGAAAAGCTGATGAAGGGTGAGCTTCCCGCTTCTGATTTTGAGGACGATGTAAAGGATACTGTCGAAGATATCGAGGTCAAGGATACAGTTGTGACCGAGGATCCTAAGGATTCTGTTGAAGATATAGATATCCCCGAGAGCACAAGCGTTTCTCTTGGCAAGGATGATAAGGACAGCATCGAATAA